From Leptospira kirschneri serovar Cynopteri str. 3522 CT:
ATTAAAACGATCGTTTGCCCCGTCTATAAGTAAGAGAGTGATCGTATTTTTACATTTTATGCCGGGAGCTTTTGGGGAATCTCCTATACATCAAAAGTCCTCGGAAAAAACTGGCTTATTAGCTATACTTGAGGGTTTTTCTATGAAACGCACCGAACTGGAAAGAAGAGAAAGAGATCTCCGCAAAGCAGAAAAAAAGGTTCAGCTTCAAGAAAAGAGGTTAGCCTCCGGCAAAGGAAATAGTGTTGGAGTTTATATCGACGAACTTTCGGCACTTTTTCGTTATGACGCTATGGAAATCTTCAATACGGGGGACGATATCGCAGTTTTAGAACTTTTAGAAGATATTCAAGCAAATCTTCCTGCAAAACAATGGGAAAACGTACTTCGAAAAGCCATCAAAAAAACCGGAGTTCAAGAAAAAGAAAAAGCGTATAATGAACTTAAAGAATTAATGAACGAAGAAACAGAGGAAGAAATCGAGGTTTAATCTCGATTTCTTCTCTTACAAATTACTTTACTCGCTTGTAATTTCATAAAATCGACATATTATATTTTTTACAGCCGTAACTTCTATTTAAAACCATCCGAATGAGTCTAAAAACAAAATAAAAAACTTTAATTTTTAAAACGACTTCATTTTTCTACTTTTCACTTCGATCATTTTCGCTTACTCTACAAACTTATTTAAAAAATCGAACCTCAAACGACAGCGATAATGAATCTACCACCTCTGCATGAAAACATGGGACTCGTCTGGTCCACTCTCGCTTTTTATTCCGGTTTCTCTTTTATAGTTTTTGGAATCAACTCACTAATAGCGTATAAAAATCGAAGGATTCAAGGAAGTAAGGAATTTCTACTCGTCGTTACCGGACTTGCCTTGTATTCATTTGGAAGCTTTTTTGAAATCATTTCGAGAAATGAAAAATGGATTCTTTTTTGGGACGATTTTCAATTTATCGGAAGAGACGTCACCATAATCGGTATCTCTTTTTTAATTCTTAGACTTACTTTTGTCTACCGGCTTTATATGGTTTTCTTTATTCTACTATTTCCGATTTCGAACGAACTAGTCATATGGTCCGGATATAAATCAGAACTAATACGTACAAACATTCAGTTTCTTGCAAATACTTCCTGGAAAGTTCTTACATACGATTTCGGTCCTTGGATGAAATTTTCAGTTTCTTATTATCTTTTAATTCAAACGATCATCATAACAATTCTAATTTGGAAATTTTTAACTTTTAACGGTTTTAAAAGAGCACAAATGTTTATGCTTTTAATCGGAATCTTATTTCCATTTTTAGGAGGACTAATGACCGTCACGGGTCTTTTTCCGTTTATCAATCCTAATTTGGACGTATTCCCAATTACCGGTTGTATAACCTCTCTCGTTTGGGCATACGGAATTTTTTATTTTAAGATGATGGATTTGATTCCTGTCGCAAGGGATAAAGTTTTTAACCTTATCCAAGACGGAATTTTAATATTAGATAAAAATAATTTGATTTTAGATTACAACGAAGCGTCCGTCGCGTTATTTTTAAACCGACTTAATTTTACAGGTGTCACTCTAAAAGAAATTTATCCTGAGTTGGATCAACTGATCGAAAAATATAAACTAAAGGAAATAAATTTCATTCCAGATCTTAGGCTTTTTATGAACGGAGAACTTAGATATTACGAGGTGATTCTTAAAAATTTCTCCAATCGGCCTAAACCGAGCGATTTTTGGATACTCACTCTAAGAAATATCACAGAACGTAAGTTAGGTGAGGTAAGAGCGATCGAAGAAAAAAACTTCTTGAATATGATTTTAGATTCCACTCGAGTCCTTTTTTTGGCGCTCGATAAAGAAGGAAGAATTCTCAGGTTCAATAAAGCGTGTGAAAACGCATTCGGCTATCATTTTAAAGAAGTTCACGGACATACTTTTTGGGAAATTTTTGTTGAACCTAGAAAGAGAGAGTTCGTTAAGAAAAAATATCTCAAAATGATTCGAGGCAATTTTATTCCTAAAGCCCAAGAGCAATGGATTGGTAAATTCAAAGAACGTAAAGTGATTTTATGGGAAAACAGGGAGATTAAAGACGATCATTTTAATACGAACTATATCATATCCGCAGGTGCAGATCTAACCGACGTCTATAACGCGGAAAATGAAATTGCAAATCTAAAATCCGCAAACGAAGAAATCACTAAAAAGAATCAGATGATTGAAGATCAAAAAAAAGAATTGGAAAAAATTATCGAAACTCTTAAAAAAACCCAAGCACAACTCGTTCAAACCGCAAAACTCGCCGATCTAGGTCAACTCGTGTCTGGAATCGCGCACGAAATCAATAATCCGTTAGGTGCAATCCAAGCCTCAAATCAAAACATTCAGTATTATACCAAATCTTTTCGAGAGAAATCCAAAGACTATTTTCAACTTTTAAGAAGACTTTCTGAAAAAATTAGAAGCCAAATCATAGATATTATAGAAATCGCGGGTCAACATTCCGATTTGATTTTAGGTATTGAAAGAAGAAAACGAATCAAGGAAATTAGAACAAATCTGGAAAATCTTGGATTCGTTTCCACCCCCAATGAACTCTGCGAAGCCGCGTTTGAATGTGGTCTCTATGGAAAAGAAAAAGAATATATAGATCTTCTAAAACATAAAGAAGCCGTTCCTATTTTAGAACTGATCACTAATCTTTTAGGACCGGAAAGAAACTCCCAAACGATTCAAACCGCAGTAGAAAGATCTTCTAAAATTTTATACGCCTTAAAAAGTTTTGCACATTTTGACAATGACAGCGTATTAGAAGATTCTAATTTACGCGAAAATATAGAAACCGTTTTAACACTCTATCAAAATTTATTCCGTCACGGTGTTGAACTTTCCGTAGAATTTGAAGACTTACCTCCAGTCCCTATTTATCGAGACGATCTTTTACATCTTTGGACAAATTTAATCATGAACGCTGTACAGGCAATGACCTATTCCGGTAAACTAAAAATCCGAGGATATAAAGAAGACAACTTTGCCGTTATATTAGTAGAAGATTCAGGCCCGGGCATCCCTGAACCGATCCGGGACAAAATTTTTAATCCTTTTTTTACCACAAAACCCCCAGGTGAAGGAAGCGGCCTCGGTTTGGATATTTGCCTCAAAGTAGTGGAGAAACACAATGGCACCATCTCATTCGATTCCATTCCTGGCAGAACCGTATTTAAAGTAGGAATTCCATTAAAACATAACAATATATAAATATTATAAAATTCCCTTACGAGGCAGCAGCCTAATTTCGTCCGGATATACCACATCTGGCAAAATAGATAGAGTTGCAAGCCACTTTCCAAAGTCGTCCACTGGAATCATATCGTCCTGGTCAAATCCTTCCCTACCCTTCCATATATCCGTATAAACCGCTCCGGGATAAACCGTAATGACTCGAATCCCCTTGGATTTTAATTCTTCTCGAAGGGCCTTTGCAAAACCTGCAATTGCGTGACGGCTGGCACAGTACGCGGTCGAGTTTGGAAAACCCTGGTAACCCGCAGTAGAAGAAAGATAACATAAAAAAGAGCCCGATCTTAAAAGTGGAAGAATTTCTTTTGTAAGTAAAAATAGCGAATTTAAGTTGAGAACAAAATGTGCATTCCACTCTTCTAATGTGATTTGTTCCACGGTTTTAAAAAGCCCATTCCCAAAAGTAAAATAAACTCCTCCTAAGTAAGATACTCGCTTTTTTAAAGTTTCTACAAATTCAAGAACCTCAGATTGTCTGGAAAGATTACATTGAAAATTCTTTCCGGATTGAAACCTTTCATTCGTTTTCCAAGCCACTCCGGTTCTAGAAACTCCAATCGCTGCCTGATTTAGTAAATTTAGATTTTCTAATACAGATCTTCCAATTCCCGAACCTGCACCAGCTACGAGAATGAGTTCATTTTCTTGTTCAGAAGACAAAAAAATCCTCCACCTAATAAAAAGTAGCTGGATACACCGGGAATTCGACGGAAGATATTTCTTGACGATCTTGTTCTATTACATCATTGCTAACAGAAAGTTTTTTCGGCTCTACCGAATACGAAAAACTTTTCCAAGAAATCATATATTTGAGAATAAAGTCTGTCGCTTCTAGATTTCGATTCGCCTGAACGGTATCTTTGCCCCAAACGGTAATCCCGTGTTTTTCGATGATACAAAACGGGACGTGTGGTTTGTATTCCTTCAGATATTTTTCCAAACAATCGGAAATATCTTGTACATTCGGAAAATTATATATTATAGGAACATAAACCTTTGGATTTTCCTCCCAAATTCCGTATGCTTTTAGAATTTCGATCGCCGGGAGTTCGAATAAAACAATCGGTTCGTTTTTCGAAGTATTTGCACAGATTAGATTTGATTCAAGAGTATGAACGTGTAAACCACAACCGATCCCGTCTAACGCTCGATATATGGCCCTATGAATCGAGGTTTCCGCACTGGGTTTTAATCCTTTGGTTGCCTTAGAATTTTTGGAATCTACCGGTTTGCCCGATTCTAAATCTACATAAAGAAAATTACGTTTGTTGAGAAGATTTTTATCCAGTCCGCTTCCGCTGACCCAGAACCCGGATTCTTCCGGAACTCGAATGGATAAATTTCCAGCGGTCCCAGGCATCCATCCGTTTTTATGGTAGTAAACTCCCAATACAGAGAGCCTTTCTAATTGTTTTTTGACGGACATATCAGTCCAAAGAATTGGTTTCTTCCACGTAGTTTGGCACCCAGCCACTCATATCTTGAAAGTAACGAACCGCCTTGATTCTCTTTTTATCGTCTAGATAAAACCAATGATTTGTATTTCTTGGAACGGAAATAAAATCGTCCTTGTATACGTGAACTAAAAACTTCTCACCCCTAAATGCAAAACCAAAAACTCCCGATCCATCCACGATGTATCTAACTTCTTCGTCAGTGTGATAGTGGACTCTATCGAACTTTGCAAGCATTTCATTCAACCCGGAAACGTTCGGATGTAATACGATCAAGTCTCTGGATTGATAACCTTCTTTCTCTTTTAGAGTTTCAAATCGATCATCCAGTTTTTTTAATAATTCTTCCTTTTCCGTATCTACTAAAACTTCCTTATCTGTCAGACTTGACGCGTTAGCCGGAACTTTCCAATGATCGTAGTCGATCCCTCTTTCTTTGAGAAAGGATTTTACTTCGTTTGTTTCCTGAATCGGCGCCAGACCATTTTGTCTTACTATCGTTGCCATAATAGATAATTCTCCGCGAACGTTTATTTGCTGACTCTTTCTACGTAGGTGAGATCCCGCAGGTCAATTTTGATAACGTCCCCTTGTTTTACGAAAATAGGAACATTGATTTCTCCACCGGTTTCTACGGTAACCCTTTTTTGAGCCGTACCGGAAGTATCTCCTTTCAGACCTTCTTCTGCATAAGTTACTTCTAAAATGGAGAAGTTTGGTGGAATCACTCCGATCGGCTTTCCTTCGTAGAATGTAACTTCCATAGGTGTTTCTTCCTTTAAGAAAGGAAGAATATCTTCTACGTATTCTTTAGACACCGGCATTTGTTCGAAGTCGTTAGAGTCCATGAAGATAATATCATTCCCTTCGGTGTAGCAGATCGTCATATTTCTTTTTTCCAACTCGACGCTTTCTAATTTTTCTGCAGCTTTAAAAGTGCGTTCGATAGAACTATTTCTGGTGAGGTTCTTGAGTTTTGTTCTGATAAAAGCAGATCCTTTTCCAGGATTTACGAACTCGGTTTTAACTACCGAATAGAGATCCCCTTCTACTTTGAGAACCATACCTTTTTTTACTTCTGTGATACCAAGAGTCATGGAGTTTCCTAAGAATAATTTACCTCCTTCTATTTCTTTAGAAACGAACCCATTGTCAAGAAAAAGAAGCCGTCGAGTGACCATAGAAATGAAACGCTTTAGTTCTTCGAACGATCCTCCATGGATGACAAAACCCTTTAAGTCTTCTGGATTTATCAAGCCCAAAGTATTATATTCCGAGCCGTCTTATGTTCAAGAATACATAACCTATCTATTTTTGAATTCACATTATTGAAGTGTAAACTATATTGGATGGGTACTTTTTTATATAGTTATCGATGATTGAATTCGTCGATTGATTGATAAAAACGGAAAGCACCATTCCATTAAAACTTACTTCTGCAAAATGTTGCCAGAATGGATCCAAAACCGAACTCATAGATTCTAATGTATGAATTTGTAATAATTCACACTCGAATTGTAATGGACTTTTTTCCTACCGAGAACAGTATCCCCGACAACTTCCCACAGGAACGTAAAGTATGAAACTAAAGTTTATAATCCTAGTCACAATCATTCTTATAGGAAATTGTAAACCTAAAGAAACAATCACCGTTACGGGTTCGGAAACGATGCACGTAATGCTTCAAATGATCGGTTTGGAATACACTCGAAAGAAATCCGGAATCCAAGTAGTAGTTCAAGGTGGTGGTTCAATCGAAGGTATCGAAAAACTATTTCAAGGTAAAACCGATATTGCCGCAGCCAGTAGACCACTTACCGAAACAGAACTCAAAGAATTTGATTCCAAAGGTAAGTTTGAATCTCTCACAATCGCCTATGATGGAATTGCCATCATCGTTCATCCATCCAATCCGATCCGTAAAATCAGTTTGGAAATCGCTTCTAAAATTTTTTCGGGAGAAATTTCAGATTGGTCCAAGGCTGGAGGTAAACCTGGAAAGATAGACGTGATCATTAGAAACGATAAATCCGGAACTGCCTCTTATTTTGAAACTCACGTTCTCAAACAAAAAGATTTAGGAAGTAAAAATTATGAGACAAGGAAGAATATAGTATATTCGAAAATGGCTAAGATCGTCGCAGATAACGATTCAATGGCGGCGGAAATTGATTCCAACCCGAACTCGATCGGTTTTATGGGAATGGGAAGTGCTCTTTTTGAAAACAAAGGAAGAGTGCGAGCCTTGGAATATTCTCTTTCGGGTAAAGATCCTTTCGTGGTTCCCAGTATAGAAAACGTATATAATCGAAAGTATGAACTTTCCAGAGGACTTTATTTATTTTATCTTTCCGACCATGGTCAAAAAATAGACGATTTCATTACGTATGTTACGGGCGAAGAAGGACAAAAGACAATTCTTAAAAGCGGATATTTAAGAGGAACACTTCCAACCGTAGAAGTAGAAGTCAAAAAGTAAAATCCAGTTCGTAGTTGACTCTCCGAACGATACTAGGATGGTTTTAGTAGAATCAAATTCGGAGTCAATTCTTCATGTCTACGTCTTCATCCAATTTAGAAACTACTTCAAAATGGTTGAATTGGAAATGGCAGATTCAAAATAGAATCAAAACACGAACCCACTTGTCCGAATTTCTCGAACTTTCGGAAAAAGAAATTCTTTCTTTCGAAACCTGCTCTCAATTTTTTGAATTCTCCGTCACACCATATTATCTCAGTCTCGCAGACACAAAAGATCCAAACTGTCCGATTCGACTTCAAATTGTTCCACACCAAGAAGAATTGATTCGCAGTGGTTTTGAAAAACAAGATCCACTTTCCGAAGAAACATTTATGCCGGTCAAAGGAGTTACACATAGATACCCGGATCGAGCACTTTGGTATCTTTCCCACGTATGTGCGGTTTATTGTAGATTCTGTACTCGCAAAAGAAAAGTAAGCAAATCTTCTCATACTCCCGGTCAAGAAGACTGGAACCGGGCTCTAGATTATTTTCGATCTCATAAAGAAATCAAAGAAGTAATTCTTTCGGGTGGAGATCCCTTGAATCTTTCTGACGATAAGTTGGATTATCTTTTAAGAGAATTAAAATCTATTTCGCATATCAATCAGGTTAGAATTCATACCAGATATCCGGTAACTCTTCCGATGAGAATCGATTCTACGTTATGCGCCGTTTTCAAGAAACACTTTCCAATTTATATAGTCACTCATTTCAATCATCCCAAAGAAATTACTCCTCTTGTTCGAGAAAGGATCTCTCTTCTTATTCGAGAAGGTAACACGATGGTTTTAAATCAAGGAGTTCTTTTAAAGGGAATTAACGATTCCGCCGAAACGTTAAAGGAACTGTTTTACGGACTTACCGCGATCGGAATCAAACCTTATTATCTACATCAGTGTGACGAGGTATGGGGAAGCGGAAGTTTTCGCGTGGAGATCGAAAAAGGTGTGGAGCTTATGAAACAGATACGTGGAAGAATTTCCGGACTGTCAGTTCCATTATACGTAGTGGATCTAACTGGTGGCGGAGGTAAGGTCCCTCTTCCCACTTCTTATTTGGCGAAAAAAACCGATCATTCTTATATATTTCGAAATTATCAGGATGAACTTTATGAAATTAGTTATTAAGCGAAATCAATTTTACGACGTGTTTCAAAATACAAAAGTATTAAATTCCTTTTTACTTTTTCTAAAAGATCAAAACTTAAAATTCTGTCTTATTTTCTTAAGACAACTCGTCTTGTCGTTTTTGTTGTTCGGATTTTTATTTGTTTGTAAAACACCGGAAAGTAAAGGAGTCTCTTCCTCTATTGAAACTCCCAGATATCTAAGACTTAACTATGACGTGGTCTATGATACTTCCGAGGGAGTCATCTTACACGAAACTGGGAAACTATTTGCAAGAGGTTTATTTTACGATTTTACGATCCGTTCTTCTGAAAACCAATTTGGAAGAATTAAAGCATCCTCTTATACGGAAGACAATCAGATCGATTTCAAACATATCTTAACCGTAGAAGAATTGAATTCACTTCAAAATAAACAATATCAATATTTCTCCATGCCAAACGACTCAAGGGCTAGCGTTTTAACTGGAATTCATAATGAAAGTTGTTATATTCGATGGGAATGGCAAAAAGAATCCTTTATTTTTGTGTTTGAAACGGACTTTAAAAACGATTCGGGAAAAAATCCTGTCTTGCTTGGAAAAGAATTTCATGAAAATATCCGTAAAGGGCTCAGAATTTTTTAGTCTTCTTGACCAATTCCGTACAGATCCGTATTCTATCCTTTGCAAGGATCTAGTATGTGGTTGAAACTGGGAGATTCAGAAATTATCAACCTGGATTATATATCCACGATCAAGAAAAACCAATCTTCCAATTCTATAGAGATCATTTACAACGATCTAAACCATATCAAATCCCTGCCGTTTCGTAGTCCTACAGAAAGAGATAAAGCTTACGAAGCGATTCTAGAAAATCTTTCGAGAATGAAATTATTTTTTGAATAAAGAGGGAAAGATGGAGTCGATCAAACGAAATCTGCAAACCGTATTTTCCCTAAAACCGTTCGAAATTCTTTTTTACGGGTCTAGACAAAGAGGCGATTTTAAGGATTCGTCTGACTTTAACTTTTTTCTTTTAGCAGATCCAAGTGATCAATTGAAGAGTACGTTTTTAAGAGAAATCAACGCGATCTTAAGTCCTTTAGAAGAAATTGCTCCAGTCCAACTAGTTACCGCGGATATAGATTCTTTTTTGGCGAGACTTCGTGTTTTCGAACCTTCCGCAGCCCATTTATGCGAATTGGGAGAACCCTTTTTTGGAAAAACTTCCTTTCCTCTTCTTACTCGAGAATGGACAAAACTTAAAACTCAGACAATAGATTCAGCTGCTGGAGTAAAACATTTAAAGAAAAGATACCGTTTTTACAAAAGTATTTCTCCCAGAAACACAAAAGAAGAAATCCTAAGGATGGAAAGGCTTATTGCCATTTATCTTCAATGTTGGGTTTTCCGAGAAATAGAAGACTTAAGTTGGATAGAAATCGTTTACACGGACGTGCCCACCCGACTCATCGCCATGATACGCGAACTTTATCACAAGGAAGCAGACGGAAATATCTTAGAAATCTTGAATCTATATGAAGAAATTTTAAAGTTAAAAACTGAAATCCGAAATCATCAAAATCCTTTTTCCGCAGAGAAATTTCAAAATCTCAAAGATATTATTCGGTTTGAAGAAAAAGAAATTAAAATTCTCAAATTGAATTACTAAAATTTATCTCAAAAATACTTTATCTTTGCTTAAAATGCCGATTATTCTAAGATATTTTTGAGATGACTTTAGGCTCAAAATCTCCATTTTTTAAAAACCTACTTTGATAGACCTTATGCGTTCTATCGTTCGTATCAATCGCAAATTTTAGATATTATATTATAAATTTATTATAAAAAGAAACCTGCGTATACAATAGAGTTGTTGAAAAATTCCATAGTGAAGATTCGTAAAATTGCTTCAATTGTCCATTCAATCCAATACAAACAGATCAAGAATTAATTTTTCAACAACTCTAATAGTTTTTTCCATTTTTGTGATAATCGCAAAACGGGAATTTTATACAAACATTTGATTAGACGACATTTTTTTGGATTTATAAAGATCCCTTTTACTATAAAATTCTAAGTAAAATCGTAATTCCAAAGTTTCGCGGTAGTTCCCATACTAAATTTGAAACAGGTTTTAAATTTAACTTTTCTATAAAAAAAATGTAGGAACTACCACAAATCAAGATTTTACGAATAGATTCTAAAAATGTAGGAACTCATACAAAATCGCAATTTTACAGACAAACTCCGAAAAATGTAGGAACTATCACAAACTATTTTTTTTTCGGATTCTATTATAAAGTTCCTTGGCGGCGTTTTGTTCGGCAGATTTTTTACTTACACCGGAACCAGTCGCTTCCCATTGATCCCGAATTCGAACTACTACCTGAAACGTTTTGGCATGATCCGGACCTGATTCCGATTTAGTTCTATATAAGGGAAGAATCTTAAAGTGTTTTTGGGAATATTCTTGAAGTTGAGTTTTATAATCTCTAACGGATTCCTCTTTTTCAGGATTTTCAACAAATTCAGATAAATGTTTAAGGATAAATTTCTCGGCGATCTCGAAACCTTGATCCAAATAAATCGCGCCTACAAGAGATTCAAAAAGATTGGCGGAAAGTTTACGTCTACCTTTCCCTAGAGAATTTTTTTCCCCCTTTCCTAAAAGAAGATATTCAGAAAGTTCCAATTTTTCAGAGATCGAATTTAAGATCGGAGTAGAAACGATTCTAGATTTGATCCGAGACAATTCCCCTTCATTCGCTTTTGGATACTTTTGAAAAAGAGAACGAGCAGCGACAAGACCCAAAACCGAATCACCTAAAAATTCAAGACGTTCGTTATCTTCTAAAATCTCCTGGTTCTCGTTTTTATAAGAACTATGAATAAACGCGGTATTATAATATTCTACTTTTGAAAACTTGATTCCGATCTTTTTAGAAAGTTTTTGAAGACTACGAACCCTTTCCGGGTTTTTAAGAAAAAAATGAAATTGTGCTTTTTTAAAGCTCAAAGGAAGGGAAAAGAATTCCGAGTTCCGTGAAGAACCCGGAAAATCTCAAACGATTAGGACTTGAGGTTGTCGATGAATTTAGTTACATCCCCGACAGTTTGAATTTTTTCAGCATCTTCGTCGGAGATTTCGATTCCGAATTCTTCTTCGAGAGCCATCACTAATTCAACCGTGTCCAAAGAGTCCGCACCGAGGTCATCGATGAAATGCGCCTCAGGTGTAACTTCAGATTCATCCACGCCAAGTTGTTCTACGATAATAGATTTAACCTTTTCAAAGTCTGCCATTGTTTCCTCCGTACCACATTTAGGTGGTATGATGATTTTTTGTTAGATTTAGACAGGCGGATATAAAATCCACCGAATTTTATAGATTTAATTCCGAAAATATTTGGCAAGCCAATATACTTTTTTTTAGAAAAAAACTCCTTTAAATTAATGATTCGTTTTTGTTTTTCAAATCGATTTTGATCGAATTGAATGTAACGTAGAAAAAGATTCATAAAATGTTTCCGTACAATTCAGACCTTAAGAAAAAACATTTCGCAAATGAAAGTTTAAATTTTTAAAATTCTTATATCAAATTGTATTTTTCCAAAATGATTCTTTATCCTACATCCCATTCCAAAAAAGAAAAAACCTAAAAAGGTTTTTCTTTAAAGAAAATAGAATCAGATCAAACTAGAATTAGATTTTTTTCGAACAAATTAAAGGAAATACAAAAGTTGAGATTCTTTCATCCTTTTAGAATGAAAGAATCTTCTAAAACTTTAAATTCTTAGGCGGTTGCCCCTGGTAAGAAACCTCCACCATTCACTTCAATCACTTGACCAGTGATAAAAGAAGAAATATCGGAAGCCAAAAATGCGATCGTGTTCGCAATATCTTCTGGTTGCCCTGCCCTTTTTAAGGGAATCGCCGCAACCATGGCAGTTTTAATTTTTTCAGGAATCGCGTCCGTCATTTCAGTGGCGATAAAGCCGGGTGCAATTGCATTACAACGAACCTTGCGAGAAGCCATTTCCAACGCTACCGCTTTTGTAAAACCAATCACCCCCGCTTTAGATGCGGAATAATTTGTTTGTCCTATGTTTCCGTTTACCCCGGCAATAGATGATAGATTGATGATAGATCCTCCATTTGGATTTTTCATCATAAACTTAATAGCAGCTTGTGTACAATTGAAAGTTCCGGTGAGATTTACAGCAATTACGGCATCCCACTGTTCTTTTTTCATTCTCATGAGAAGAGTGTCTTTTGTAATACCTGCGTTATTTACAAGAATGTCTACAGATCCAAACTCATCTACACAGGCTTGAATCGCCTTTGCAGCAGAATCTGCATCCGAGACGTTCGTTCCGACTCCGATCGCCTTTACGCCTGTCTGTTTTGAAATCTCATCCGCGGTCGCTTTGCTGGATTCTTCATTTAAGTCCGCAATTACTAAATTTGCTCCTGCTTTTGCAAGAGTTAAAGCCGTCGATTTTCCGATCCCGCGAGCGGCTCCGGTGACTACGGCGTTTTTTCCTTTTAAATCGATCATAATTCTTTCCTATTCGGGTTCTCTGCAGCTAAAGTATTTTGTTCGAATTTCGGGTCAAGGGAGTTTTCCAACTTTTAACTTATACGGGACAGAACGAACGTTCTAGTTGTATTTGATTAAAATCTTTTATTACAAGTATCTGATAGAAATCGTTTTTTAAAGTCTCTTGTAAGATCGTAAAGATAAAATACAACTTCTGTGATTTTCTT
This genomic window contains:
- a CDS encoding SDR family NAD(P)-dependent oxidoreductase, translated to MSSEQENELILVAGAGSGIGRSVLENLNLLNQAAIGVSRTGVAWKTNERFQSGKNFQCNLSRQSEVLEFVETLKKRVSYLGGVYFTFGNGLFKTVEQITLEEWNAHFVLNLNSLFLLTKEILPLLRSGSFLCYLSSTAGYQGFPNSTAYCASRHAIAGFAKALREELKSKGIRVITVYPGAVYTDIWKGREGFDQDDMIPVDDFGKWLATLSILPDVVYPDEIRLLPRKGIL
- a CDS encoding 1,2-dihydroxy-3-keto-5-methylthiopentene dioxygenase, whose translation is MATIVRQNGLAPIQETNEVKSFLKERGIDYDHWKVPANASSLTDKEVLVDTEKEELLKKLDDRFETLKEKEGYQSRDLIVLHPNVSGLNEMLAKFDRVHYHTDEEVRYIVDGSGVFGFAFRGEKFLVHVYKDDFISVPRNTNHWFYLDDKKRIKAVRYFQDMSGWVPNYVEETNSLD
- a CDS encoding LB_289 family protein, encoding MKRTELERRERDLRKAEKKVQLQEKRLASGKGNSVGVYIDELSALFRYDAMEIFNTGDDIAVLELLEDIQANLPAKQWENVLRKAIKKTGVQEKEKAYNELKELMNEETEEEIEV
- the efp gene encoding elongation factor P, giving the protein MTLGITEVKKGMVLKVEGDLYSVVKTEFVNPGKGSAFIRTKLKNLTRNSSIERTFKAAEKLESVELEKRNMTICYTEGNDIIFMDSNDFEQMPVSKEYVEDILPFLKEETPMEVTFYEGKPIGVIPPNFSILEVTYAEEGLKGDTSGTAQKRVTVETGGEINVPIFVKQGDVIKIDLRDLTYVERVSK
- a CDS encoding histidine kinase N-terminal 7TM domain-containing protein translates to MGLVWSTLAFYSGFSFIVFGINSLIAYKNRRIQGSKEFLLVVTGLALYSFGSFFEIISRNEKWILFWDDFQFIGRDVTIIGISFLILRLTFVYRLYMVFFILLFPISNELVIWSGYKSELIRTNIQFLANTSWKVLTYDFGPWMKFSVSYYLLIQTIIITILIWKFLTFNGFKRAQMFMLLIGILFPFLGGLMTVTGLFPFINPNLDVFPITGCITSLVWAYGIFYFKMMDLIPVARDKVFNLIQDGILILDKNNLILDYNEASVALFLNRLNFTGVTLKEIYPELDQLIEKYKLKEINFIPDLRLFMNGELRYYEVILKNFSNRPKPSDFWILTLRNITERKLGEVRAIEEKNFLNMILDSTRVLFLALDKEGRILRFNKACENAFGYHFKEVHGHTFWEIFVEPRKREFVKKKYLKMIRGNFIPKAQEQWIGKFKERKVILWENREIKDDHFNTNYIISAGADLTDVYNAENEIANLKSANEEITKKNQMIEDQKKELEKIIETLKKTQAQLVQTAKLADLGQLVSGIAHEINNPLGAIQASNQNIQYYTKSFREKSKDYFQLLRRLSEKIRSQIIDIIEIAGQHSDLILGIERRKRIKEIRTNLENLGFVSTPNELCEAAFECGLYGKEKEYIDLLKHKEAVPILELITNLLGPERNSQTIQTAVERSSKILYALKSFAHFDNDSVLEDSNLRENIETVLTLYQNLFRHGVELSVEFEDLPPVPIYRDDLLHLWTNLIMNAVQAMTYSGKLKIRGYKEDNFAVILVEDSGPGIPEPIRDKIFNPFFTTKPPGEGSGLGLDICLKVVEKHNGTISFDSIPGRTVFKVGIPLKHNNI
- the mtnB gene encoding methylthioribulose 1-phosphate dehydratase codes for the protein MSVKKQLERLSVLGVYYHKNGWMPGTAGNLSIRVPEESGFWVSGSGLDKNLLNKRNFLYVDLESGKPVDSKNSKATKGLKPSAETSIHRAIYRALDGIGCGLHVHTLESNLICANTSKNEPIVLFELPAIEILKAYGIWEENPKVYVPIIYNFPNVQDISDCLEKYLKEYKPHVPFCIIEKHGITVWGKDTVQANRNLEATDFILKYMISWKSFSYSVEPKKLSVSNDVIEQDRQEISSVEFPVYPATFY
- a CDS encoding phosphate ABC transporter substrate-binding protein, which translates into the protein MKLKFIILVTIILIGNCKPKETITVTGSETMHVMLQMIGLEYTRKKSGIQVVVQGGGSIEGIEKLFQGKTDIAAASRPLTETELKEFDSKGKFESLTIAYDGIAIIVHPSNPIRKISLEIASKIFSGEISDWSKAGGKPGKIDVIIRNDKSGTASYFETHVLKQKDLGSKNYETRKNIVYSKMAKIVADNDSMAAEIDSNPNSIGFMGMGSALFENKGRVRALEYSLSGKDPFVVPSIENVYNRKYELSRGLYLFYLSDHGQKIDDFITYVTGEEGQKTILKSGYLRGTLPTVEVEVKK